Below is a window of Verrucomicrobiota bacterium DNA.
GTCCTGGTATTTGTAAACGGGCAATTAGTTTACGGCGGCACCAACGAATTTAGAACCAGAGACTACCGCTACCTTGGCACTATTGGCTATTTCGATTCCATCTATCTGGACCTTGAAGTCGGCGACAACGATATCGTTTTTGCAATAAAAGAAGTTGTGGGCGGTTGGGGAATGAAAGCCAAAATCGAGGACCAAAGCGGCCTGACTTTTCATCAATAATCAACCTCAGTAGGGTTGTAAGGCCAGGCCTTGTGCCTGGCCTTTTTTATTCCTCTTCCCCTGATTCTTGTTTTATCCGTATTTCGATCGCTGAACGGATTTCCTCCTTGAAATGAGGGCTAATTTTGTAAGAATCGTCCAAAGGTGGCGCATTAGCAACTGGGCCTCTTGGACAGCTTCCTCGGCCTCAAAACGATACTGTAGCACTGTTCGCTATAGTTTTCGACCCATTCAGAAGGCTAAGAATATTTGCTTATCGGATTACTCATTTTTGCCATGGCCATTTCACGTCTTGTCAGTTTATACAATAACCACAGAACCCCGATTAAACTCGAGGGCTCAGTCGCTATCAAAATTAAAAATATCATGGATCAAGAACGTATCGAAAAAGCTATCAGAGAAATTCTATTCGCCATCGGAGAAGACCCAGATCGTGACGGATTAATAGAAACACCAGCCAGAGTCGCTCGTATGTACTCTGAGATTTGTAGCGGCCTGGCCGAGAATCCCGCGGATCACATCGAGAAAGCATTCGATGTGGAACATGATGAAATCATCATTGTGCGTGACATCACGTTTTACTCGATCTGCGAGCATCACCTCCTCCCCTTTTTCGGAAAAGCGCATGTTGGCTACCTGCCTCAACCCGGAAGCAAGATCACCGGTTTGTCGAAGCTGGCCCGCCTGGTCGACGGCTATGCGAGACGCCCCCAAGTCCAGGAACGCCTAACCATGGAAATCGCCACCGCCATTCAAACCAAGCTCGAATCATTGGGAACAATCGTCGTTATTGAAGCGGAACACCTGTGCATGTCGATGCGCGGAGTCAAACAACCAGGCGCCACCACCATCACGTCATCTGTATGCGGAATCTTTAGAGAAGACCCTGCCGCGCGCACCGAGGCGATGAATCTGATTTTGAGGAAGTCGTAACGGACTATTGGCAGGACAAGAGATAATTCTTTGTTGATAACCATTACTTGCTCTATGCCAAAGTGATTTAGTACAGTCGGAATTCCCTTATGAAAACAGTTAGCTTCCTTTGTTTTGTGACTGCCTTCACATTGGTAGGACTACTAGTTTTTAAAAAGACCAGTAGTGA
It encodes the following:
- the folE gene encoding GTP cyclohydrolase I FolE encodes the protein MDQERIEKAIREILFAIGEDPDRDGLIETPARVARMYSEICSGLAENPADHIEKAFDVEHDEIIIVRDITFYSICEHHLLPFFGKAHVGYLPQPGSKITGLSKLARLVDGYARRPQVQERLTMEIATAIQTKLESLGTIVVIEAEHLCMSMRGVKQPGATTITSSVCGIFREDPAARTEAMNLILRKS